One genomic segment of Longimicrobiaceae bacterium includes these proteins:
- a CDS encoding phosphatase PAP2 family protein — translation MHAAPPRHGRAPLLRFLLASAVALVLAHLVDRWAYVHLAAAELSDTDLGRMLRVMGFLPLWATAALALVLHDRPERAGRGAWARGLLLLGSATLGGAAAEVLKLVFRRERPRAHAGEYVFRAWTERPFSTGGLALPSSHALVAWGAAGMLAHLFPRARWVWYALAAGSSYSRVAAGAHFVSDVVLSAVVGLAVAEGLWRWRGPHEGRPDAVERAGHS, via the coding sequence ATGCACGCAGCTCCCCCCCGGCACGGACGCGCTCCGCTGCTCCGCTTCCTCCTGGCCTCCGCCGTGGCGCTCGTCCTGGCGCACCTCGTGGACCGCTGGGCGTACGTTCACCTGGCCGCGGCGGAACTGAGCGACACCGACCTGGGCCGGATGCTGCGGGTGATGGGCTTCCTCCCGCTGTGGGCCACCGCCGCGCTCGCGCTGGTGCTGCACGACCGGCCGGAGCGCGCAGGGCGGGGAGCGTGGGCGCGCGGACTGCTCCTGCTGGGGTCGGCCACGCTGGGCGGGGCGGCGGCGGAGGTGCTCAAGCTCGTGTTCCGGCGGGAGCGCCCGCGCGCCCATGCCGGCGAGTACGTGTTCCGCGCCTGGACGGAGCGCCCCTTCTCCACCGGGGGGCTCGCCCTCCCCAGCAGTCACGCGCTGGTGGCCTGGGGAGCGGCGGGGATGCTGGCGCACCTGTTCCCCCGCGCGCGGTGGGTCTGGTACGCGCTGGCGGCGGGCTCCAGCTACTCGCGCGTGGCGGCGGGGGCGCACTTCGTGAGCGACGTGGTGCTCTCCGCGGTCGTGGGGCTCGCGGTTGCGGAGGGGCTCTGGCGCTGGCGGGGACCGCACGAAGGCAGACCGGACGCGGTCGAGCGGGCCGGACACTCTTGA
- a CDS encoding 3' terminal RNA ribose 2'-O-methyltransferase Hen1, whose translation MLLTITTTHEPATDLGYLLYKNPARAQSFPLSFGSAHVVYPEAAPERCTAALLLDVDPVGLVRGSRGEGGALDQYVNDRPYVASSFLSVAIAQVLGTALAGKCRDRPELAETPIPLTARIAVLPCRGGEPLLRRLFEPLGYALEAERHPLDPAFPEWGESRYFTLTLTATVRLAELLRHLYVLVPVLDDAKHYWVGEDEVEKLLRQGEGWLSAHPERDLITRRYLKHRPSLTRAALAQLVAEEEADPDAAAEARDAEEQVVEERIGLNEQRLGAVAAALRASGAKRVVDLGCGEGRLLRMLLQDRQFEEILGMDVSIRSLEVARDRLRLEEMPPKQRERIRLIHGSLMYRDPRIAGYDAAAVVEVIEHLDPPRLRAFERVLFEFARPGTVVMTTPNQEYNATWESLPAGAFRHRDHRFEWTRAEFQRWAGEVAERFGYAVRFLPVGPEDPALGSPTQMAVFDWE comes from the coding sequence ATGCTGCTCACCATCACCACCACGCACGAGCCGGCGACCGACCTCGGCTACCTGCTCTACAAGAACCCCGCGCGGGCGCAGAGCTTCCCGCTCTCCTTCGGGAGCGCGCACGTGGTCTACCCGGAAGCCGCGCCGGAGCGGTGCACGGCCGCGCTCCTCCTGGACGTGGACCCCGTGGGGCTGGTGCGCGGCTCCCGGGGCGAGGGGGGCGCGCTCGACCAGTACGTCAACGACCGGCCGTACGTCGCCTCCTCGTTCCTGAGCGTCGCCATCGCGCAGGTGCTGGGGACCGCGCTCGCCGGGAAGTGCAGGGACCGCCCGGAGCTGGCGGAGACGCCGATCCCGCTGACCGCCCGGATCGCGGTCCTTCCCTGCCGGGGCGGGGAGCCGCTGCTGCGGCGCCTCTTCGAGCCGCTCGGCTACGCGCTGGAGGCGGAGCGGCACCCCCTGGACCCCGCGTTCCCGGAATGGGGCGAGAGCCGCTACTTCACGCTCACCCTGACGGCGACCGTCCGCCTGGCGGAGCTGCTCCGGCACCTGTACGTGCTCGTCCCCGTGCTGGACGACGCCAAGCACTACTGGGTGGGGGAGGACGAGGTGGAGAAGCTGCTCCGGCAGGGCGAGGGATGGCTGTCCGCCCACCCGGAGCGCGACCTCATCACCCGGCGCTACCTCAAGCACCGCCCCAGCCTGACGCGCGCGGCGCTGGCGCAGCTGGTCGCGGAGGAGGAGGCGGACCCGGACGCCGCGGCGGAGGCCCGCGACGCCGAGGAGCAGGTGGTGGAGGAGCGAATCGGCCTCAACGAGCAGCGTCTCGGCGCCGTGGCGGCCGCGCTGCGGGCGAGCGGGGCGAAGCGGGTGGTGGACCTGGGCTGCGGGGAGGGGCGGCTGCTCCGCATGCTGCTCCAGGACCGGCAGTTCGAGGAGATCCTGGGGATGGACGTCTCCATCCGCTCGCTGGAGGTCGCCCGGGACCGGCTCCGGCTGGAGGAGATGCCGCCGAAGCAGCGGGAGAGGATCCGGCTGATCCACGGCTCGCTCATGTACCGGGACCCGCGGATCGCCGGGTACGACGCGGCGGCGGTGGTGGAGGTGATCGAGCACCTGGACCCGCCGCGGCTGCGGGCCTTCGAGCGGGTTCTCTTCGAGTTCGCGCGGCCCGGGACGGTGGTGATGACCACCCCGAACCAGGAGTACAACGCCACGTGGGAGAGCCTCCCGGCGGGGGCGTTCCGGCACCGGGACCACCGCTTCGAGTGGACCCGGGCGGAGTTCCAGCGGTGGGCGGGGGAGGTGGCGGAGCGGTTCGGCTACGCCGTGCGCTTCCTCCCGGTGGGACCGGAGGACCCCGCGCTGGGGTCGCCGACGCAGATGGCGGTGTTCGACTGGGAGTAA
- a CDS encoding M48 family metalloprotease: MQSSQQFDSYVARLERVARERPGEYRLRALLFGFLGYAYVFGVLALLLALVVGLGWWVAEHGGWVLLFKVAIPVLMLGAVVLKAMWVRIDPPAGTPLARADAPRLFAEVDAVRRAVDAPPAHRLLLTDDFNASVSQVPRLGMFGWHRNYLALGVPLLHALSPAEFRAVLAHEFGHLSRAHGRTGAWIYRIRSTWVRILEQLEQEQHPGTFIFERFFRWYAPRFAAYSFVLARRQEFEADERAAAMVGRETMAAALMRVEVRGAYLGGSFWPGVWGRARMEPEPPADAFSTLARTLGEPMPAKEAEVLLAEALAAQTRSGDTHPVLAERLAALGVRPTPALLTSGDGGPSAAEELLGGRRAAVLAQLDHSWSAAVRQFWSREHEQSRQGLERLAELERQAAAGPLSPEEARERAWAVANLRGGDEAVPLFQEIARAAPEDGPARYMLGQLLLERGDPDGLDHLEAAMATDPGLVQPACGSAHAFLLRAGRTEEAERYWRRLQEHQDLVAGAQEERSVAALRPKDVFLPHGLGEEALQALVEALRRHRDVERAYLVRKQVKLLPDYPLHVLAVVLDLSWMKHQAGNPAAELVDRLGSEVAFPGDGIVLVLDGGYRKLRKPIGSVPGAEVYVRGRTPAPRRERELVS, encoded by the coding sequence ATGCAGAGCAGTCAGCAATTCGACAGCTACGTCGCCCGCCTGGAGAGGGTGGCGCGCGAGCGGCCGGGGGAGTACCGCCTGCGCGCGCTGCTCTTCGGGTTCCTGGGCTACGCCTACGTGTTCGGCGTGCTCGCCCTGCTGCTGGCCCTGGTGGTCGGCCTGGGGTGGTGGGTCGCCGAGCACGGGGGCTGGGTCCTGCTGTTCAAGGTCGCCATCCCGGTGCTGATGCTGGGGGCCGTGGTGCTGAAGGCGATGTGGGTCCGCATCGATCCCCCGGCCGGGACGCCGCTCGCCCGCGCGGATGCCCCGCGGCTCTTCGCGGAGGTGGATGCGGTCCGCAGGGCGGTAGACGCCCCGCCCGCGCACCGCCTTCTCCTGACCGACGACTTCAACGCCTCGGTCTCCCAGGTGCCGCGGCTGGGGATGTTCGGGTGGCACCGCAACTACCTGGCGCTCGGGGTGCCGCTCCTGCACGCCCTCTCGCCGGCGGAGTTCCGGGCGGTGCTGGCGCACGAGTTCGGCCACCTCTCCCGCGCGCACGGCCGCACGGGGGCGTGGATCTACCGGATCCGGAGCACCTGGGTCCGCATCCTGGAGCAGCTGGAGCAGGAGCAGCACCCGGGGACGTTCATCTTCGAGCGCTTCTTCCGCTGGTACGCGCCGCGTTTCGCTGCGTACTCGTTCGTGCTCGCGCGCAGGCAGGAGTTCGAGGCCGACGAGCGGGCCGCGGCGATGGTGGGGCGCGAAACGATGGCCGCCGCCCTGATGCGGGTGGAGGTTCGGGGCGCGTACCTGGGTGGCTCCTTCTGGCCCGGCGTCTGGGGGCGTGCGCGCATGGAGCCGGAGCCGCCGGCCGACGCCTTCTCCACCCTGGCGCGCACACTCGGAGAACCGATGCCGGCGAAGGAGGCGGAGGTCCTGCTGGCCGAGGCCCTGGCCGCGCAGACCCGGAGCGGGGACACGCACCCGGTGCTCGCGGAGCGTCTGGCCGCGCTCGGGGTCCGCCCCACCCCCGCGCTGCTCACGTCGGGAGACGGGGGGCCCAGCGCCGCGGAGGAGCTCCTGGGCGGGCGGCGGGCGGCGGTGCTCGCGCAGCTGGACCACTCGTGGAGCGCCGCGGTGCGGCAGTTCTGGTCGCGGGAGCACGAGCAGAGCCGGCAGGGCCTGGAGCGCCTCGCGGAGCTGGAGCGGCAGGCCGCGGCGGGTCCCCTTTCACCCGAGGAGGCGAGGGAGCGCGCCTGGGCCGTCGCCAACCTGCGCGGGGGCGATGAGGCGGTCCCCCTCTTCCAGGAGATCGCCCGTGCGGCCCCCGAGGACGGCCCCGCCCGCTACATGCTCGGGCAGCTGCTCCTGGAGCGGGGCGACCCCGATGGGCTGGACCATCTGGAGGCCGCCATGGCCACCGACCCGGGCCTGGTCCAGCCGGCGTGCGGCTCCGCGCACGCCTTCCTGCTGCGCGCGGGCCGGACCGAGGAGGCGGAGCGCTACTGGCGCCGGCTCCAGGAGCACCAGGACCTGGTGGCGGGCGCCCAGGAGGAGCGCAGCGTCGCGGCGCTCCGCCCGAAGGACGTCTTCCTGCCGCACGGGTTGGGTGAGGAGGCGCTCCAGGCGCTGGTCGAGGCGCTGCGCCGCCACCGCGACGTGGAGCGTGCCTACCTGGTGCGCAAGCAGGTGAAGCTCCTCCCCGACTACCCGCTCCACGTCCTCGCGGTCGTGCTGGACCTGAGCTGGATGAAGCACCAGGCCGGGAACCCGGCGGCAGAGCTGGTCGACCGCCTCGGGAGCGAGGTGGCCTTCCCGGGCGACGGGATCGTGCTGGTGCTGGATGGTGGGTACAGGAAACTGCGCAAGCCGATCGGCTCCGTGCCGGGGGCCGAGGTCTACGTCCGGGGGCGGACGCCCGCACCCCGTCGAGAAAGGGAACTGGTCTCGTGA
- a CDS encoding polynucleotide kinase-phosphatase, whose protein sequence is MKLTIPELSLVVLVGPSGAGKSTFGRTHFLPTEVLSSDYCRALVSDNENDQGATGDAFDVLRYVAAKRLARGNLTVVDATNVQPEARKPLVALAREYHVIPVAIVFDLPEKLCRERNQARPDRDFGPHVIRRQADQLRRSLRGLRREGFRHVHVLSSPEDVAAVTLQREPLWNNRKHEHGPFDLIGDVHGCLEELVALLRELGYAVARETDAAGEPAYSVRPPEGRRAVFVGDLVDRGPDTPGVLRLVMGMVEAGTALCVPGNHDVKLVKALGGRNVQVKHGLAESLEQLGRETPEFRERAAAFLDALVSHYVLDDGKLVVAHAGMKAEYQGRGSGRVREFALYGETTGETDEFGLPVRYNWAAEYRGQAMVVYGHTPVPEPAWLNNTICIDTGCVFGGRLTALRYPERELVSVPAARIYAEPVRSFLPEELVAPLLSEQHRLDDVLDIEDVTGKRIVATRLRGNVTVREENAAAALEVMSRFAANPKWLVYLPPTMSPSETTKAPGLLEHPAEAFGYYRHEGVPRVVCEEKHMGSRAVVVVCRDEDAARRRFGVVDEGVGIVYTRTGRRFFAETALEAELLARVQAAVAAAGIWEELGTDWVCLDAELLPWSAKAQELLRGQYAAVGAASRGALSEAVAVLEQAGGRGQAAELLERFRGRAGLAGRYVESYRRYCWEVGSVTDLKLAPFHLLASEGAVHTGRDHAWHMEVLARVCAADPEVMLATPYRVVDVTDPDEQEEAVRWWEEHTERGGEGMVVKPLDFVAKGRRGMVQPAVKCRGREYLRIIYGPEYTEPENLQRLRQRGLSHKRSLALREFALGVEGLERFVRGEPLRRTHECVFGVLALESEPVDPRL, encoded by the coding sequence GTGAAGCTCACCATTCCGGAGCTGTCGCTGGTGGTGCTGGTGGGGCCCTCCGGGGCGGGGAAGTCCACCTTCGGGCGGACCCACTTCCTCCCTACCGAGGTGCTCTCGTCCGACTACTGCCGCGCCCTGGTCTCGGACAACGAGAACGACCAGGGCGCGACCGGCGACGCCTTCGACGTGCTGCGCTACGTCGCCGCCAAGCGGCTGGCCCGCGGCAACCTCACGGTGGTGGACGCCACCAACGTGCAGCCGGAGGCGCGCAAGCCGCTGGTGGCGCTCGCCAGGGAGTACCACGTCATCCCGGTGGCCATCGTCTTCGACCTCCCGGAGAAGCTCTGCCGGGAGCGGAACCAGGCGCGCCCGGACCGGGACTTCGGCCCGCACGTGATCCGCCGGCAGGCCGACCAGCTGCGGCGCTCCCTGCGCGGGCTGCGGCGCGAGGGGTTCCGGCACGTGCACGTGCTGAGCTCGCCGGAGGATGTGGCCGCAGTCACCCTGCAGCGCGAGCCGCTCTGGAACAATCGCAAGCACGAGCACGGGCCCTTCGACCTGATCGGCGACGTGCACGGCTGCCTGGAGGAGCTGGTGGCGCTCCTGCGGGAGCTGGGCTACGCCGTCGCGCGGGAGACGGACGCGGCGGGGGAGCCCGCGTACTCCGTCCGGCCGCCGGAGGGGCGCAGGGCGGTGTTCGTGGGCGACCTGGTGGACCGGGGCCCGGACACCCCGGGCGTGCTGCGCCTGGTGATGGGGATGGTGGAGGCCGGGACGGCGCTCTGCGTCCCCGGCAACCACGACGTCAAGCTGGTCAAGGCGCTGGGTGGGCGGAACGTGCAGGTGAAGCACGGCCTGGCCGAGTCGTTGGAGCAGCTGGGGCGCGAGACGCCGGAGTTCCGGGAGCGGGCCGCCGCCTTCCTGGACGCCCTGGTGAGCCACTACGTCCTGGACGACGGAAAGCTGGTGGTGGCCCACGCCGGGATGAAGGCGGAGTACCAGGGGCGCGGCTCGGGACGGGTGCGGGAGTTCGCGCTCTACGGCGAGACCACGGGGGAGACGGACGAGTTCGGCCTCCCGGTGCGCTACAACTGGGCGGCGGAGTACCGGGGCCAGGCCATGGTGGTCTACGGCCACACTCCGGTGCCGGAGCCCGCCTGGCTGAACAACACGATCTGCATCGACACCGGGTGCGTCTTCGGGGGGCGGCTCACGGCGCTGCGCTACCCGGAGCGGGAGCTGGTCTCCGTGCCGGCCGCGCGGATCTACGCGGAGCCGGTGCGGTCCTTCCTCCCGGAGGAGCTGGTGGCGCCGCTCCTCTCGGAGCAGCACCGGCTGGACGACGTGCTGGACATCGAGGACGTGACCGGGAAGCGCATCGTCGCCACCCGGCTGCGAGGGAACGTGACCGTGCGGGAGGAGAACGCGGCGGCGGCGCTGGAGGTGATGAGCCGCTTCGCCGCCAACCCCAAGTGGCTGGTCTACCTGCCGCCCACCATGTCGCCCTCCGAGACCACGAAGGCGCCGGGGCTGCTGGAGCACCCGGCGGAGGCCTTCGGCTACTACCGGCACGAGGGGGTGCCGCGGGTGGTCTGCGAGGAGAAGCACATGGGCTCGCGCGCGGTGGTGGTCGTCTGCCGCGACGAGGACGCCGCGCGCCGGCGCTTCGGGGTGGTGGACGAGGGGGTCGGGATCGTCTACACCCGCACGGGGCGCCGCTTCTTCGCGGAGACGGCGCTGGAGGCGGAGCTCCTGGCGCGGGTGCAGGCGGCGGTGGCCGCCGCCGGGATCTGGGAAGAGCTGGGGACAGACTGGGTGTGCCTGGACGCGGAGCTGCTCCCCTGGTCGGCCAAGGCGCAGGAGCTGCTGCGCGGCCAGTACGCCGCCGTGGGGGCGGCCTCGCGCGGGGCGCTCTCGGAGGCGGTGGCGGTGCTGGAGCAGGCGGGCGGCCGGGGCCAGGCGGCGGAGCTGCTGGAGCGCTTCCGCGGCCGCGCGGGGCTGGCGGGGCGCTACGTGGAGTCGTACCGGCGCTACTGCTGGGAGGTGGGCTCGGTGACGGACCTGAAGCTGGCGCCCTTCCACCTGCTGGCCTCGGAGGGGGCGGTGCACACCGGGCGGGACCACGCCTGGCACATGGAGGTCCTCGCCCGTGTCTGCGCGGCGGACCCGGAGGTGATGCTCGCCACACCCTACCGCGTGGTGGACGTCACCGACCCGGACGAGCAGGAGGAGGCGGTCCGCTGGTGGGAGGAGCACACCGAGCGCGGCGGCGAGGGGATGGTGGTCAAGCCGCTCGACTTCGTCGCGAAAGGGCGGAGGGGGATGGTGCAGCCGGCGGTGAAGTGCCGGGGGCGGGAGTACCTGCGCATCATCTACGGCCCGGAGTACACCGAGCCGGAGAACCTGCAGCGGCTCCGGCAGCGGGGGCTCTCGCACAAGCGCTCGCTGGCGCTGCGGGAGTTCGCGCTGGGGGTAGAGGGGCTGGAGCGGTTCGTCCGCGGGGAGCCGCTGCGGCGCACGCACGAGTGCGTGTTCGGGGTGCTGGCGCTGGAGAGCGAGCCGGTGGACCCGCGGCTGTAG
- a CDS encoding RluA family pseudouridine synthase, translating to MKERRPGAGRPDAPDAPRRWAEHTVTPEEAGRTVEEVLTGSMQVSRRMIQRLTRSKGLQLNRRPAFLARKVKAGDVVAARLAPEEEAGLAPVPMELAVVHEDADVLVLDKPPFLLVHPTSPEQDRTLAHGVAHHFAAQELRAKVRPVHRIDRDTSGLVLFAKSAQAQAQLDRQLRERELGRAYLAFVRGSVAEDEGVVEAPIGRDRKRPNLRAVRPDGEPALTRFRVVERFPGATLLELELETGRTHQIRVHMAHLGHPVLGDRQYGGAGRDAPKRQALHAHRICFTHPRTGERVELRAPLPPDLEELRERLQEAAGEPRE from the coding sequence ATGAAGGAAAGGAGACCGGGGGCCGGACGCCCCGACGCGCCGGACGCACCGCGCCGCTGGGCGGAGCACACCGTCACGCCGGAGGAGGCCGGGCGCACGGTGGAGGAGGTCCTCACCGGGAGCATGCAGGTGTCCCGGCGGATGATCCAGCGGCTGACGCGCAGCAAGGGGCTCCAGCTCAACCGCCGCCCCGCGTTCCTGGCGCGGAAGGTGAAAGCCGGCGACGTGGTGGCGGCGCGCCTGGCGCCGGAGGAGGAGGCGGGGCTCGCGCCGGTGCCGATGGAGCTGGCCGTGGTGCACGAGGACGCCGACGTGCTGGTGCTGGACAAGCCGCCCTTCCTGCTGGTGCACCCCACCTCGCCGGAGCAGGACCGCACGCTGGCCCACGGCGTGGCGCACCACTTCGCCGCGCAGGAGCTGCGGGCGAAGGTGCGCCCGGTGCACCGGATCGACCGGGACACCTCGGGGCTGGTGCTCTTCGCCAAGAGCGCGCAAGCACAGGCCCAGCTGGACCGGCAGCTCCGCGAACGCGAGCTGGGGCGCGCGTACCTGGCGTTCGTGCGGGGGAGCGTCGCCGAGGACGAGGGCGTGGTGGAGGCGCCGATCGGGCGCGACCGCAAGCGCCCCAACCTGCGCGCCGTGCGCCCGGACGGGGAGCCGGCGCTCACCCGCTTCCGCGTGGTGGAGCGCTTCCCCGGGGCGACGCTGCTGGAGCTGGAGCTGGAGACCGGGCGCACGCACCAGATCCGCGTCCACATGGCCCACCTGGGCCACCCCGTCCTCGGCGACCGGCAGTACGGCGGCGCCGGCCGGGACGCCCCGAAGCGGCAGGCGCTGCATGCGCACCGCATCTGCTTCACGCACCCCCGCACGGGCGAGCGGGTGGAGCTCCGGGCGCCGCTCCCGCCGGACCTGGAAGAGCTGCGGGAGCGGCTGCAAGAGGCGGCCGGCGAGCCGCGGGAATGA